Genomic window (Lampris incognitus isolate fLamInc1 chromosome 3, fLamInc1.hap2, whole genome shotgun sequence):
GTCGAAAGGTTTGAATACAAAAGAAGAAAGTGACAAATCAAAAGATGATCGAAATCAAATGATTTAATTCTCCATCAGGACCTCCCTCTATAGCTAACGGACCTACTGAGCCAAGGACACAGGGCCTATAGTTTTACTGCTAACCTTTCAGCGCAGGGACATCAATGAAATAAGACCTTGGTGATGAGGAACACACAAAAGACCTACTTCCTGTGTGATGGGTGCATTGATGGGAGCATTGCAGATGGAGCACACCCCTTCGGTGCCAGAACCGAGTCGTTCCACTCGATGGACAGgtctgtctaacctgatgggctggTCGATGTCCTCCGTCCAATGCCTCAAACACCGAGGGTGTGTGACAGATCCCTGAGTCAAACAGAGTAATCAAACAGACAAAAGGAAATGCAGATTACCTGTTGCTATGACAACAGCAGCTGCAGTGGGTCAGGCATCCACTCAGAAAGAGGTCTAAATGGAGCTAGCTCTGCAAACACCATGAAATCTGATACGGGTTAGGATCAGTGGGCCAGGTGCTTGCTAATTGACAACAGTAGCAGCATAACCATGTAACCCAGATAATATTATGGGTGTAACCACTCATTTCTGACACTAATGTCAAAATCATTAGActtagtgttttgtgtgtgtgtgtatgtgtgtgtatgtgtgtgtgtggtaggaacACGTGCATGCGTATGTTAATATGACTTTGTTGATGTGTGAATATTTCCATGTATATTTCCCCCATGTGTGCTTCAATAGAGACATGCAAAAATAGCTTTCATCAGTAACTGAATGTTGAACTATGCTTGGGTTGATATTTGGATTTACATGTGAGATTCTACATGAGCCAGCTTGGGAACCAGAGAATGACCATCCCCGGCCAACCTATCTCCACACAGTCCGAGGCCCAGCCTCCATAGACCCTTCCCCCAGCCCCTCATCATCAGAGACTAGCAGCTGGCAGCCTGCCCCAATTTAACTCCCTCCAGCACTTTGCTTCAGACGGGCTAATCACAGCCAATGATTTCTCAGCACCAGCCATGGCCACCACACCTGCCCCCTCACTGGTGGAACTGTCCCATCTGGGACCTTATGATGAgtgggtgcggggggggggggtgtccacttACTTCCCAAAACAGCTAAAGGTGCACTGAGGACAAAGAGAGGAGAATGACTCAATGAAAATCCAGACATCAGCGATTGGATCAAGACCCTGTCACTGAAGTGTTTCTCATTATGTAAAAGTTTTGGGTAATTTAATAACGATATAATTTGTTCATAGCCAAATACCGTGACACGTAACCGGGCAGTGGACGCAGTAATGTATGACAGCGTGGATTAATGATAGCTCATGCAATCCAAAAGCCAACAGAGGATCACTCCATCTGTCTGTGACTTGGCATGTGCCCAGTGGTCATTACAGCAAACTGTATTGTCTTCAGTCTAAATATACTGTTAGTTGTGTGGGTGCGGTCATGAAATTGCCATTGTTTTTGTAATCTGGTGCTTGTTATCAAACAATGCATTGCATAGGTGATAACACAGGGTGGAAAGCTGCGTACATATGCATGCGTAGAGATAAGTCATCGTCGTTAAGCAGGGACCAGATGGTAGGTTGATCATGCACATCGCTGTGCTACCCTGGTATCTGTCCTCCTCATTAGAAACCTCTCTCTCCTTAACACACAGACTGCAACAAAGGATTTCACTTAAACCATCTCGCTGTTGTGTGGTCTTTACACTATAATCATCCTATGTGGTCAGTCAAAAGCTTAAATAAATGGGTCATTGTGTTCAGGCCTGAATTTCTTTCCCTGGTAGTCATCAAATAGTCATCTATTTATAATTATTGCTGTGTCATTATCAGAGAAGTGAAACTTGAGTCTTATTCCTCCACTTTGCATTTTCCCAAAATTCCCAGTTGTCACTTGATTCAAGTGCATAAAGAACATCTACTATCATCGGCTGCGAGAAGAGGGACCTTGATTATCATACCAACCAAAACCTCAAATGTCACACACCAAAACACAGACACAGGTACACACGCGTGCGCACGCAGTAAATGTGAATATAATTTGTCCAGTAGACGTGAAGCTGGTTGAGGCCATCTGTGAAGGAGAACACACGGTGCTGCACAAGCATTAAGGACCCATCTCCTTTGACATGCACTGACAGTGCTATATTTAGCTCCTATGACGTCCGTGCGTAACGTGACGCTGCAGACGACGCAAGCACGATGGTTGTAGAGCGAGTACACACACGTAGAGCCAAATGCCGCCCTGTGTAGCCTCCGTTTTCAGCTATGACCCAGTAGTGAACACACGTTTGACGTGTCCACCGGGAGCCCTAAATGGCCAGATTCGCTCAAACGGCCTTCCATGGGGAtggtgacttacacttgacagtCCGCTGCAAGGCTTTGAAACGGCTCCTGAACGGGCCCGTCCAGTTTAATCACCTAAGGCCACATATTAGCCATAGTCGCTGCGCAGAGCACATCTGCACAGAATGTTGAAACGCCTCGCCTATAAAGGATGAATTGGATGTGAACGGGACTGTGGATGCGCGTCCTCTCTTTGTAAAAACGACAATAAATGTCCCAAAGGCGGACTTCCCAAATATTCGTTTAGCCTTTTCGGGCTATGGTGTGGATGTAGGCCTACCGCACTTTATGAATAATGAAAAAAAGTGACGTAAACAATGCGGGCTTCTTTGCGGCTCGGGTTTAAAGCGCTCGGCATTCGCCAAGGGCGGACCGAGGCATGATGCGCCCGTGACGTCGATCCCACTCGCGGATCTTTAATCCTTTGCCGCAGCACCGCGGCCGGCAACGAGAGGAGGGGGTCGCACGGTCGGACAGGAATGGACCGCTCAGGCTAAGGCTACGAAAAGGCCGAAATAGCTCGGTCTCTGATCAGTAATAACCAGGGACTAAGACGAAGAAAGAGTCGTGCATTCACAGAACGAGCCGGCAGTTATTTGGACAGGCCAAACCCCTCCTCCCAATGCCGCCTATTCTCCAAGCCTACGCCGCTTGTCCTATACTGttagaaaaaaaattaacaaaaaaagccTGAAAATCGAAAAAACGCTGCGTGACAGCGATTTGAAACGCTTGTCTTTGCGTCGGTGAATGGGTGAATTCGGTTGTGGCTTGCTTGCAACGCATTTTGGCACCCTTGTTGACGGAGGCGCTTTCGGGAGCCGAGGTTTAcctcctccggtttcctccggcCAGTTGCGCCCCGACTCGCCCTTCGCCAACGCCGCCGCGTCCCCTCTCCTCTCGTCAGCTGCTGCGCATCCGCAAATCATGCAGGATGAGCCTGTGGGGGTGACAACCGCGCAGTTACCCCCGTCAACCGAGGACAAGGACTACAACGCCGAGACGATCGGCAGAGCTGACAAAAAATTGAACCAAACCGACTACCGCAACACCCAGCTGGGCTCGTTCCCGTCGGACCACAGCCATCGGAACCAGAATCGAGATTTCCCTGATTTTGACTCGGACCATTTTTGTCCGACGCAGTCCATCTGTGACCTTCAGCGCAACCGGAAAATACATCAGCAGTTGATAAGTCAGCACACCGAGCTGAGCTCCACCGAGTCGCCCCCGCCCCAGGGAAAATTCAGCCACCTGCCGCAGAGACAGCACTTCCCCTCGGCGGAGCGCGGTGTCGGTGTCGGCGGATCTCCGCTGGAAGAGACTGAAGCCGATGTGGCGTCGCCATCGCCCGCTTCCGTAAACCTGAACAAGATCCAAATGGACTCCCCCATCGCCCACCACATTAACAACGGCAATGGCAGCAGCACCGGCAGTATGTTGTCCGGGGGTCTCGGCGCCGCTTTCCCCAACCTCCAAGCCCAAGAGATGCAGAGTGCAAGCGGGGGTTCGTCTTCCCCTCCCCTTCCTGGATTCGGGACTCCTTGGTCCGTCCAGACCAGCTCCTCGCCACCTCCCGTACCCAATTCGATCAACCCTATCCACGCAAACGCCATTAACCAGATACCCAGTAGTGAATCTGACAACAGTTTCTACCCGGGTATCCCCTCGTCCATCAACCCGGCCTTCTTCCAGAGCTTTTCGCCGGTGTCTGCCGGTATCAACGTGCAGGGCTTCAGCGGCCCCTTTTCGCCCCAGATAAACGTCCCTCAGCAGCCGCAGAGTCGCAGGTCCCCCATCAGCCCCCAGATGCATCCGCAGCACGGGGCTTTTCTGCAGCAGCGGAACAACTACAACCACCATCAGGTGAGTTGCAAGACGAGGTAAGCCCCGTCACATTTGGGTAATTCCAGAGGAAAAAGTAAACTACTGTGGGatcaatggatttttttttctattgttcTTGAGGAAATTGGTTGCCACAGCCTGAACATTAAAATGAATAGGTTTATATCTATATAGATTTACTTATTTACACCCATACACTCACGTAAGTACACAGATAGAACTACACACTGCtaaacatatgtacatacatacgcatgacatccatccatccatccattatccaaaccgcttatcctgctgtcagggtgcctccctgcctgctgcccaataactgctgggatcggctccagcatccccgcatgaCATTCAGTGTTACAGATATTTGCTCTCTCGTTCTCCATATatgtattattcattcattcattcgttatccaaaccacttatccttactgagggtggcggggatgctggagcctatcccagcagtcatcgggcggcaggcggggagacaccctgaacaagccgccagtccatcacagggcaatgaATACATAATATACATAATATGTACATATTCTGTTGCGTTGTATGTATTACCTGTTCAATATACCAATGCAGAAAGACTAGAGCTAAGGATTCAGAGATTAAATTCAAGTCAAACGACGTCATGTGGAATTGAATGCTCATGAGATAGTGCAAATGTTGCTGTAAGTGAAAACTAAGATGCAAGGAGGCACTATTCGTTACTAATGCTATTTGTAACACTAGTAATATAGTGACAATATAAATAATGGCACCAAATCGATTGATTCAATGCCCCGCCGTAGTTCCACTATTCATTATAACCTACTTGAAACGAGCAACAGTGGTGTTATCAAAGATCATATTTTACGTGCAGGCCACAACCAGCTCCTGTCTTTGGGTTTCAGAGCAGCATCTTGTGATATCGCAGGATAAAGCATAGCCtcaagagtttgtgtgtgtgtgtgtgtgtgtgtgtgtgtgtgtgtgtgtgtgcgcgcgcgcgcgtgcgtgcgcgtgtatatgtgtgtgcgcgtatgcatgcgtgcgtgcgcgtgcgcgtgtatatgtgtgtgcgtgtatgcgtgtgtgtgcgtgcgtgcgtgtatgcatgcatgcgtgtgtgtgtgtgtgtgtgtgtgtcagtctgcacACATGTGTGTTCATTTTAAACCCCTTGGTCCATGAACGCTAAAAAGCTTTTTATAATGCATTTGTCATGTCCTCTGTAAAGGCTGAAGTCACTGCTCTTGGGGCAGAGGAAGGGAGGGGTGAGGAGAGGGGAACATGGGAGCATCGCTGAATCTGACTGTTGTTCTCTGCTTGAGGCTGGCACTGGGAGGCTGTCACATGGCACCGAAGTATCTATGTCTTGTGGTCCACTCACTATGAACACAAAGGCTCGCAGGGTTTGGTGTCCTAAGGAGGGCGGTTTATCATGAAGACATCAAGTATCGTAGTGACGAGAAGGTGGAGGAgagtgggatggggtggggtggaggtgggggttggTATAAGGGAGCCACTGGCTACCCGTGCAGGAACTTTGCCAGCAGGGAGGCTAGGACTTACGAGTCCTCTGTTTCAAGATTTTCATGTGACTTATATCTGCAtggctctgtgtgtatgtgtgtgtgtgtgtgtgtgtgtgtgtgtgtgtttaggagtACGAGAGTTTTAATATGCACATGTGTGGTGTAGCTGTGCATCTGGCCTTTCACCACAGCATTGATGTGAACATTATAGAGAGAAATTAAAATTTCCCATTAAGTCTCTTATTAATGACGACCTGATCATTCAACATCGGATATACAGATGCAGCAAAAGATTCTTCGTTCCTGTTCAAAATTATTGAGAAAAGTTTTGTCtttgtggagttttttttttaattttattagtgggcaagaaaataatcgaTGATTGATGTAAATGATTTCCTTGTGAAAGTATGTCAGATTAAGTAGGATAAAACTGAATATGTGATATGCTTGAGAGTGGATGTGAGGTCTaggcagagagagtgagtgtgtgtaatgTGCACTGGTGGTGTTGCAGTATGCAGGATACTTAGTATTAGTCTTAAAGCCCTAAATCCtcttacccacccacccaccctgttACAGGAGCAGATCCGACTAGGCTGTGGCTGGTGGAGAGGAAAGACAGAATGGGATGAAAAAGAAACCCATATGTACAACAGATACAAAAAaagtttgggaggggggggggttatacttCTCTCATGCTTAGACTCTGCCTTCTCCTCTGTGTACAGCCCATGGTGAAGCCGTCTCCCTGGGGCAGTCACCAGGGGAGCGGCTGGGGCTCAGGGGGGATGTCCTGGGGCCGGGACCACCGCAGAGGGGGAGGCATGGGCATGCCCGGCTCAGTCAGCCATGTCTCACCAATGAAGAAGCCCTTCTCCAGTAACGTCATCGCTCCTCCTAAGTTCCCACGCTCAGCTGGATCACTAGGCCCCAAGTCCTGGCTTGAGGAGAACATGTTCCGCACAGACAGTAACAGCAACACCCTGCTGCCTCTGCAGGTATGTGTTTTGGGTCGCCGTTggagttttgttttgggttttatgTATCCTTGCATGTGATGAGGTGTTTATGGGTttgggtttgaatgtgtgtgtgtgtgtgtgtgtgtgtgtgtgtgtgtggtgagtagGGCTGGGTATTGGCAAGGACCTCACGATACGATGTGTATATCATGATGCACGGGTCACAATATGATTGTATCACGATACAATGCAATACGATACATATTGTAATACATTACAATACATAATTCACTGAAAATTCACAAATTTAGCTGAAAATACAACTTGCTGTGCACCATGTGGGTAGTCTTAATATTTACATCACATTATATTTTGATAACGCAGTGGACAAATTGATCATTCATAATTTCCATTCCAATTGATTAGAATGGTATTGCATTGCACGGTGCACACTGTGTCACTGAACACACTGAACAGAAATGTAGATGCTATAACatcatatgaaaataaagtgtgcatattaagtattcttATTGTGTCACTGAACACACTTAACTAAAATGTAGATGCCATATCGAATGAGAATAAAGTTTGCATATTAAATATTCTTGTGTCACAGAACACACTGAACTCAACCGCAATATAGATGCCATAACGTAAACGTATCAATTTTTTTGCACAACCCTAgtcgtgggggggtggggggggttacagATTGGTATGTGACTGGGGTTTAACAGTGTGCAACTGTTAACATTGTGCAACTGTGTTATTGTTTGCATCATGAATATCAATTATTTCAATGTTGTAAAAGAACTGAGAGCTGGGGATTACTGAATCATTTCCTGAATTGGATATTGGATCAAGTGAAAGAGGAAATGCATCATACATAAAAGTATATTAATGAGccagtagagagagggagagagagagagagagagagagagagagagagagagagagagagagagagagagagagagagagagagagagagagagagagagagagagagagagagagagagagagagagagagagagagagagagagagagagagagagattaaagctTTGAAACAGTCGTCTCCTGGCTGATCGGTACAACAGTGAATACTAAACAGGAAGGGGAAAAAACATCAGAAATGCCgtcagagggggaagagagactcGGAGCAAGGCTTTGCTAAATCAGTGCTAGAATAAACGTTAATTCAAAGATGGCTGGGATGATTATCATTTCAATCAGGTGAGAGTAGTTTGAAATGATGAAACTCTGCTGCCGTCTGTGCTTTAGATACAGAGAAGGAGTTTCTGGGTAGTCGTGGCTCACACATGCTTGAAGGGACACACAGACGTGCACACCTCCAAAATCTCAACAGTgcattgactgtgtctgcgggcatACACATCATACCAATGCTGATCAATAGAGCAGGGAACGATATGCGTCGACGTGGCAGAAAGCAGTACTGCAGTGGAAACAAAGGAGCAGACACAATGTACAGAGTGACAATACAACACAAAAGGAACGACAAAATGATACGTAATGGAAAAAAGTAGatcctctgttttgtttttgtttttttagtttttttcctATTCCTCCCTGTTTCCTTTTTTCAGATTTCCTTGACTACTCCTGTGTAAGTTGGTTTTGGAAGCACAACATTGTCCTCAAGGGCACGTACGAGCACTATGGGCAAGAATGAAGGCAAACGCTTATTCGTGTGTCAATGCAAAACAATGATAAGATCACAAACACTCAGATATATAAATCAGGCTTTACATGCAACATGCGGAACGGCCATGGTACAAAGCGGGCATGGAGTATCTCTGCATGTCTTTGTAAAAGCCACACACAACACATGGCACACCGAGAAAATAGACTGGACAGCAAAGTTAAACTTGTAAATACACCAATCCATTAACATGGGTGCTGAATGGGAGCTGACTATGCTCGCTCCATGGCCGTTCAGTGTGCGGTGCAAACCTGGCCTTAGTCAATAGTGTCACAAAGGTGAAAGAGATCTTTTACAGGCTGGTAGACCTCtggacacatacatacattggCGAGTGATCTCATCTCATTTTATTATTCACCCTGTTGTTGCCGGAATCATGGCTGTGGTTATCCAGCCTATAGTAATGTCTATTGGTGATGGTTATCATGTTTAATTGCGATCGAGGCATCCTGGTTGTTTATCcagttaaagggaaatttcaccgattTTCAGCcttttctctgtctatctgtgacaggaatagcacatgaaaaacacctgcagttgttcccagtcatttctgcatctctggagtgGCAGTGAAACCGAGTTTTTTTCCCGGCCGCCAAATGATATATCATGACACCAGTTGGCGGCCGGaaaaaaactacagcctagcagggtttctaatactccaacctactctaaacatgctgttcaaaaaacacatccttgttctctcggctaagctaagtttctgatggtggaaatg
Coding sequences:
- the cpeb2 gene encoding cytoplasmic polyadenylation element-binding protein 2, yielding MGEFGCGLLATHFGTLVDGGAFGSRGLPPPVSSGQLRPDSPFANAAASPLLSSAAAHPQIMQDEPVGVTTAQLPPSTEDKDYNAETIGRADKKLNQTDYRNTQLGSFPSDHSHRNQNRDFPDFDSDHFCPTQSICDLQRNRKIHQQLISQHTELSSTESPPPQGKFSHLPQRQHFPSAERGVGVGGSPLEETEADVASPSPASVNLNKIQMDSPIAHHINNGNGSSTGSMLSGGLGAAFPNLQAQEMQSASGGSSSPPLPGFGTPWSVQTSSSPPPVPNSINPIHANAINQIPSSESDNSFYPGIPSSINPAFFQSFSPVSAGINVQGFSGPFSPQINVPQQPQSRRSPISPQMHPQHGAFLQQRNNYNHHQPMVKPSPWGSHQGSGWGSGGMSWGRDHRRGGGMGMPGSVSHVSPMKKPFSSNVIAPPKFPRSAGSLGPKSWLEENMFRTDSNSNTLLPLQDRSRMYDSLNMHSLESSLIDIMRAEQDPMKGRVGCPHPGADGLLMLNARSYGRRRGRSSLFPIDDNLLDDGHGNQGVPGVLGSPNCYPHQNGERIERFSRKVFVGGLPPDIDEDEITSSFRRFGHLVVDWPHKAESKSYFPPKGYAFLLFQEESSVQALIEACMEEDGKLYLCVSSPTIKDKPVQIRPWNLSDSDFVMDGSQPLDPRKTIFVGGVPRPLRAIELAMIMDRLYGGVCYAGIDTDPELKYPKGAGRVAFSNQQSYIAAISARFVQLQHGDIDKRVEVKPYVLDDQLCDECQGARCGGKFAPFFCANVTCLQYYCEFCWANIHSRAGREFHKPLVKEGADRPRQIHFRWN